In the genome of Raphanus sativus cultivar WK10039 chromosome 9, ASM80110v3, whole genome shotgun sequence, the window tttccaacaggtaaccaaagtcgaggtcgaacgattcgTGTGGagagaaatcgtgtgtagacacggcgtcccatacgaaatcgtaaccgacaatgaaggacagttcatatcccacgacttcaaaatattttgtgacaaatggaatatttacctgaccttctcaacacctcgacgacctcaaggaaacggccaggcggaggctgctaataaatcagtattagcaaacctcaagaaacacctcggaacccagaaggaactctggtcagaaaagctACCTGAGGTACTTTGGGCATGtagaaccaccccacgaaaggctacagaagaaacccctttctccttagcctacgggatggaagctgtcgtcccagctgaaaccattgctggtagcctccgccgggaactctgtacatccgaccccgcagctaatgatcagctcctaacggacagcctcgatctaatcgaggaaagatgGGACCGAGCCCTGATTCGCATTCAAAaatatcagcaagcaatggcgcgctagtacaactccaaagtaaggctccgacagttcgttgtaggtgacctagtacttaggaaagttttcgaaggaaccaaggaaccagatgctggaaagttaggaaccaactgggaaggtccctattagatcatccatgtggtacgacctggcgtttacaagttCCGAAAGGTGCAAACCGGGGTACTTGAAAACAGATCGTgcaacgccacgaatcttaagagatactatcattaggtacctaaaattcctgaactacgttaggcttgatcccttgactgggtacgtaggcaactccgttaTGAGTGCAGCctcaacctcatttcaacactttgttcaccacaaccaagggggcatatgtctgattaaaatcacatagctcAAGCAGCAAGTGTATAACCATTATAATACAACAATTGTATGACCATTATGATACCaagtatccaattatcaataaagcaattatccttgatgtctcaattctttaacaacacaggtccctacaaacacggacctagggtcccaaaacccttcggatcagctcaggtctccatgaacctgaacctaaggtcttaaaatccttaataatcttgaaggtcttgaaatccttcaaacaaaatcaaatttgataaaccaactaaaggtcttaaaatccttcaaacaaagtcaGGTCTCCATTGACCtcaacctaaggtcttaaaacccttagAAATCatcaaggtcttaaaatccttcgaacaaggTCAGGTCACCTCGGACCTAAACCTAGAATCTCGAAATCCTCaacaaaatacaaaggtcttaaaatccttatcaaatttcgaaaggtcttaaaatcctaagcaagttccAATGGATCTTAAAATCCCGtaaacaaattcaggttcccaagaacccccacctaaggtacCCGAGTTAAACTCAGGctcctaaaaaccttaagctaacCTCGATACTTCAGGAACCCCTCTTAAGAGGCCAAAAACGATCCAAGTCTCCAAGACTTATCACGAAATCAGGGATCTAATTCGGAGGATTCACTAAACTTCTTAATTAGTAACCAAAGCACATTCTCTATCGAAACTCTTAACCAAATTCGAGTTCATCCAAAAATGACTAAGTCAAATCGAAAAACTTAAAACGAAACTGAAAACTAAGTCTTGATAGATAaaaggtttaaaggcctcctcaggccgacaaaggtttaaaagaccttaacagaaacaaaggtttaaaagcctcctcaggcaatataagtcttagaaataaaagaaacgaaagcccattgggcggaaatcctagaaacacatgaaagagcctcaTCTCTTAAACctccttgtcatccgagctcttctcagctcccttgccaACCAGATCACCCTCCTCAGGAATctcttcctccatctccttgtcgccaTCTCCAGGGGCGGCTTCGACTgaggctgagtaagaacccaccaatcccaaattaaAACTGAACTCTCCagaaaaagagagattaaacatattaacctcaaaagtacctgaactctcagagagttgaggaagagggagcttgctgatcgaaaagtccgagacctgagccttctcgtatgcAGCAACAGCTTCTGGCATCATAGCCACCAAACGAGTGTACTCATCCTCAGCACTTTTAATCTTgccatccagcatgtctttcaaGAGCTcagtgttggcttgaatctcttgagcatgaaccaggagatcgacttcatccttcttcttggagaacttctccttaaCAACAACCAGAACTTTGTTGTAAGCATCAACTACCTCCCTCTTTCCTCTCCAGACGGCCAGCCTGACTTCAGCttctttgttcttctggctgctctggGATGAAGCAATCAGCTCTTTGACTtggtactcggctatcttccgagcgaCATCTAAATCCCCAATCTTCCGATttttcacctggaggtcaatcaactggctctcgatcgtcccttgctgagcatcacatttggagccaagtctcttaaCCTCAGCTTGGAgttccgagatcagagcccgagtctggtTGAGCTCAGCCTTGGTAGCCTTGACTAGATCAGTGACCTgagctaattcctcagcactggGGGCATTGTGCGCAGCATCCTCGAACTTCAATTGGGTCCTGTTGATAGCCCCAGCCAGCTACAAAAACAACGATTTAGTGAATATCACCCAAAAAGAACTAAGCTAATAGGATGAAATAaaattcatacctgacccatgtgatgggAAGTGTCAACATACTCCTCTTTGTTGGAGAGGTTAGCGATGGAGGGGAGAGCACATCCAgttctcttcatatgcctcattaACGTAGCTAAACCCCATGAGTCGTCCAAGACTGAcccaggcttcgaatgagcaaagttccagccaacggttcccccctagaagaggaggaggaagacctcgaggGTCTGTCAACTTGTTATGTCCGagacctcttgctcctcggaggctcaaGCTCTGAGGGATCCCTCGCCATCTGAGGATCAGTTTCCGTCATTGGAACCTCGGAGGGAAGACCAACTTCCTGAACTTTGGGCTCTGAAGAAccaacacctttagcaggagcagagcctccctcGTCAAGGGCttccttcacagagtcaaggaaggatcctctttggttcttgtcgcttcctctagaggagctagcagccttggtcgatctacccctggaacggaaggagggctgaataggcatcttttgtgactgagtcttctcagaagtacttgctccggacGAAACTTCGAATACCGAATCACCTTCAGAGACTGAATCATAAAGAGAATTGTCAATCTCATAAGACAAATTCAaacagtaaaaagaaaaaaaaaacagaaatcaaTAATggaaggttaccttctaaaccggCAACCAtcactgaatcagggaaggacgcctTGTATCGTTCAGGAAACCTAGCTGACCCAACTCTCGAAGTGGTATAAGCTCCCCAAGTGTTAGGGCTGTGCTGCAGCTTCCTGTAAAGAGCTCTGGGGAGTTTACTGGACAACTTCATAGGGTCCTCAACTTCTGCAAAAAGGAGTCAAAAGACAATTAGCACATCACGATAAGCAAAAAAAAGACATGCAAacatatccctaaaatcctaacgagaaatgtcagaccaagaggtcctgaggtctcggcctacaggaaccgtcgaggggtcaatcttgacataaaagtacttcttccgccagtcatcatcactggccgtgAACTTGAAGatgcctagccctggacgataggggaggtagtaggtaccgcttccgccatccttggaagtactctcctttataGAGAAGAGACTCATTAGCTCAGTCAACCCcacgataactccttcctccttggccctagtgatgaacccgtttatcactcggataaccgatGGACAGAGTTGAGAAAGGGCCAGCTGGTAATGATCTAGGAGATCTAGCAAGAGAATGGGGAGAGGGAATCTAAGATGACACTTAGAGATATATTTCTCATGAATGCAAAACTAACCCTCCGGAACGGTTTCGGGGGTTTCATCTTCGGTGCAAGCTCTAGCTAGGTCACTCTTGCCGTGGGCTTGAACAGCAAGATTGACGACGTCTTGACTCTTCAAGAGCAAAGGGAAGTGAGGTccagaggaggcgctcttgccacctttcttcttcatcctcttgactctcgcttcgatcgagtctttaaccttcttcttcttggcttctGTCATCTTTTCACCGGCTTCCCGCTTGACCTTCATAATGCGGGCACCGGAGGCTGAGATTTGAacctcgccggaaccttctttttgaCTCATGATAGTAAAAGGAAAGGAAAATAGGAAGCAAAAGAGAGGAATCGGACTAAGACGAAATCTCAGAGAGAGTTAAGAATGAAGAACTAGTtcgatcaagaaacggataaaaaaatataacaaagcgcagtaaaataaaggaaagaggagaattaccttggaaaccgtcgagaggcgtggaggaagtggagagacaagcagttaattctctcagctttatatcccatcacgtctcgaaaatcggaaaccACATTTCAAACTCTCTTTAATCTGAGTCATCGATTTAATTAAAGAAGAATTACAGCCGTCCGATCGAGCGAAATTatatatggttgagatagcccgtaatcattatctcaaccaTAAGATCTAGGTTGGggggctaggtctagctcccgagaataacaaAACCTAATCTTGAGAGCTAGGGGCAACTGTTGGacccgaatatggcccgatagctgaaTAAAGAATAACAAAAGACAATAACGGGCCACGACAGGTCCATCACAAATTCAATCTTTGAGAGGAGCTAAgctagagccggaggctgagaaCTAAGGACTTTAACCaaagaggtcacggtgaagagAAAGCTCACATCataacagaaggagcgcagggcccggtcaaagggaagctggtgcggattcctcaataaacggaaaagatctcgggaaccagttggctacgatcaagcgggacctgaggctatttaaagagaaagcaaatcaagaaagGAGATCTATTCAACCCTTATTCATTTTCGTGATTATTCGTATCAACTCTAAAGcattttgttatctttgtaatcatcaagagaaacatcttttgtaaccattcttttatcacattatcaatacaaatcatcattcattctacaagttcttacgggattcagcccacgattatccttccctaatcctttcctaaactataaatctgacctaaaatcaggaggtggatttaatccctcacaatgaTGAGtacaatagaaatataaaatactattcatTAATTTGACCGGAGATCTTAGACGGAAATCAAATCTATTTTGTGGATTCGCAacagtttaatatatttatgaagtCATCAAACGAAGATCGGTCTGTTGTCTAGAGCAACTCAGTGATGACTATCGTTTTTAGAGAATAGTATGTTTTTATCCAACCTTTTAAtcaatttaaacatttaatttgAATGTAAgaatacatgtttataaaacttatatccAATAACTTTGATATATAGCCTCTACATTTTTCTCAAACCCATGCAAACTACTGCCGACATAAGGAAAAAATTATAAGTTGAAAACGGATCCACATTTTTAGCGATGGACATTTGATTATGAAATTAGGTCTACTTTTCAGTGACATCAGTATGAAAGACTAACTTATCTCTCAAAAGAATTTGCTTTGATCTTAATAAAGGAGAAATTTTTGAGATTGAAATTTAAGATTTGTAGGTCTATTAATGACCTCATACTGTAGAGAAAAggatatatatagaaacactTTTAACTCTTGTTATCAATCATACATATGGAAAAacttactattatttaaaacagTATCATTTTTAagtgatatatatttaaaattctacGTATTCATTTGTTTACCAGTTTGTATATCAATCATTGTTCTAATATGTTAGAAAATActttgtcttgatttttttattttgtagttttataatttagttttttttattttccccgtcctgttaaaaaatgtttacatcTTAAACACTAAAACTAGATTAAAGTCAAATATTGATATGATAATTAAACTAATGGCAAACTATGATTTGCAAACTCTTTCTCTGTAAGTTATTTACTAGTACATTTTTTTATCAGGGAGTAAAATCCTAAGGCAGAACGATCAAATTGATGATAACGATCTTTATTTTTTGACGTCCAACATCTAAcggttatataaaaaaatcacatttaaatatataatatttggcCACACTATTGCGAAATGCAACCCGATTTTCAACAGTCACAGTTTTAACCaacaacaaattatttttcCATTGACAGTTTAACTTTGAGATTAATGATTTTGACTCGTTATAGgtgataagaaaaatatattaatcttgTAGTATAATGAGTTGCATGAaactttcattattttcttaaatacttctagtataatatatatagttagttgGTGATGAAATACTTCCTCATGCAACTTTTTACAAAAACTTCAATTCAAGTTCTCTGTCAATATCTACCCAAAACTAGTGTCACATATAACTACTAAACTAGTCATATATATAGTGAAGCAAGCTAATCCTTCGATGGTTCTTTCCTTTACAACTAAAACCAACGTAAGTTCAATACTTTATAGCTTCAGTATCACAACTTGATGAAAATATCCAATACgtgataatatttattattcagcAACCAAACAAACCAAAACTTACTAGTACTTAAAACAGTATCATTTTTAagtgatatatatttaaaattctgcGTATTCATTCGTTTACCAGTTTTTCTATCAATCATTGTTCTAATGTATTAGAAAATACTTAGtcttgttacttttattttgtagtttaataatttagttttttcccGTCCtcttaaaaaatgtttacatatTAACCACTGAAACCAGATTAAACTCAAATATTGGTATGATAACTAAACTAATGGCAAACTATTAATTGCAAACTCTTTCTCTGTAAGTGATTTACTAGTACAATTTTTTATCAGAGAGTAAAATCCTAAGGCAGAACGGTCAAATTGATAAAAACAATCTTTATTTTTTGACGTCCAACATTTAACGGTTATATCAGAAAacataatcacatttatatatattatatttggtcATACTATTGCGAAATGTAACCCGATTTCAACAGTCACAGTTTTAACCAACAAAAAGTTATGTTTCAATTGAAAGTTTAACTTCAAGATTAATGATTTTGACTCGTTATAGGTGataggaaaatatattaatcttgTAATATAATGAGTTGCATGGAgctttcattcttttcttaaatacTTCTAGGATAGGATATATAGTTAATTGGTAATGAAACACTTCCTGGTGCATTTTTTACAAACACTTCAATTCATGTTCTCTGTCAATATCTACCCAAAAGTAGTGTTGCAGATAATATAACTACTAAACTAGTCATATATCGTGAAGCAAGCTAATCCTTCGACGGTTCTTCCCTTTACAACTAAAACCATCGCAAGTTCAATACTTTCCATCTTCAGTATCACAACTTGATGACAACATCCAACAAacgataatttttattattcagcAATCAAACAAAccgaaaaaaattatttaaaaattaccacGATCGTATAGGTTGTAATGATATACGGtataatatctaaatttttccaaaataacttaaattaaattattaataattaacataaaacatttttagactctaaattttacattttaaaacttcaaattgcTTAAAAGTGttacaaattaataataaatattgttaacaaaatatatttcaactaaatcataaaataatatatataaaacagaacATACAAAGCATAATTTTGGATATACAAGTTTTTAAGTCGGGTATAAATCGGTTCTTATCGGGTCAGTTATTTTCGGGTACGAATCTACTCGGATTGGTTCATTTTGAGTCCGGATCTATTCgggtaaaagaaataaaagtatTTGTAAATTTCCGGATCAGATTCGAGTTGGGTATTTTCTGTCGGTTCCGGATCGAGTTTTCGGATTCAGGTTAAAATGTCCAGACCTAATATAAGCTTCGAAACGTCTTTATTGTACGAGCATTTTGATTAAGGAAACGTTCAACTTCAGcgcatgaaaatataaaataagtataaCCGACTGATGGAACTACAGctcatgaaaaataaaaatatgctaGGTTTATTATGCCACGATAGGACCCAAATATAGAAAAAACAACTTTTTAAATCAACTAGCATGCAAGTCATTTGGTTTTATGGTAAATAAAGAACCTTCGGGGACGAAATATAGAAAAAACGTATGTAAAACCAGATCCTAGAGTAAGCAGTAAATGAgagaataaaaatagaaaaaattgccaaaacggaacaaaaaaacaattacattGTCCCTTTgccataaatcattttttggttCGTTTTGGACTCAGCTACCCTTGGTTAACTttgaaaattcatataaattattttaacagtcagaaaaatatggaaaaatattcaaaatgtaCATAAACAAGAAACcatcttataaaaaataatttatagactaaatattagtatataaaaatttatattttgatctaCGGACAACAGACAACCCAATCTACTATATACGGGCAGTAGATTATACTTTCGGTTAATAACAAAGTTATCTACATGTGGTAGAACAATCATATCTACCATTTTATACGATTCTACCGACGTAGAAGAAATCAGCTGCCAATAAATACAATTCTACGGTGGTAGAATTACTCAGCTGCCGTTTCCATTATTTATGGATTCAAGTTGATTTCATTAACTGTACTTCCTAATATATCTACGGATGTATGCTTGTCATTTTctaccaaaatattttactcTACCGTCGCTGGATTGTCTAAACTTCTGTTCTTTCTACTTTCTATGGGTGTAGAATGTATATTCTACCAAGTTCGGAATGGTTATTTTCCTAAAATCTTTCcaaaatctgttgagaataTATTCCTAATCaatattttccataatttttgtGTTTCCTAATTTATATCTATTGTAGCTGCAAATCATTCTGCTTGGAGATATTTGATAGCGACCAAAACCGTGCGACCACTGTGTGTGCCAATATAAATTGCCAATATAAATTGCCTGGTCTTAATCCTGATCGCTTGGCAACTTGTTAGTCTATAAGTAATATGATCactttgttaattatttttgtatatctCTAGTTTGTTTAGAAGCAAAATATCTATTTACGATCAATATGTTGATTTCATAGATTAACGGTAATGGTATCTCAGGGAAAGTATTAAGCTGTTGGAACATTATTCAATGAGGGAAGTTCATCAAGAAGTAGAGGAAAGAAGCCCAATGCGGTGAAACTAGGAAATGATGTAAGCCCCAAACCTCTAAAGGACTTGCCACATCTTAAATGAACATTCTAGATAGTGGAATTCAACACACAGTGGTCTCAATCCATGTGTTCAATCATACTTAGACAATCCAGAGAACAAGCCATCTTCTCCTTTCTCATCATAGTGAACCATGGAGCTTTTCCCATGCATAACACCAAATGGTGACCGCACGATCTTTCCTACAAACCAAAAGTCGATTACGTAAAAGTACACAAACACtgattgatataggaaactaaAAGATGTCTTTCtctttaaaattcaaaaaactaACCCCCAAATGCTTCTCCTATACACTGCAAACCCATACATACTCCAAACAAAGGAAGTAATCAGCCTCCAAATAGTTGGAGGCTGATTACGTTAACTAGTCTCCGTGTTCCTCGAATGGATCTCTTAGTTGTTGAGAGGGTTGCCCAAAGGCAGTATATAGAGCATACCCAGTAAAACTTACAAGTAACCCANNNNNNNNNNNNNNNNNNNNNNNNNNNNNNNNNNNNNNNNNNNNNNNNNNNNNNNNNNNNNNNNNNNNNNNNNNNNNNNNNNNNNNNNNNNNNNNNNNNNgagtaggatgattggtttgaagtgtaggctgatccttttgaggagtaggctttgccttttgaggagtaggctgtctggtttgaggagtaggatgattggtttgaagtgtaggctgatccttttgaggagtaggctgtctggtttgaggagtaggctgatTGGTTTGAGGTGTAGGGGTAGCCTgttttgttactaaccccggtttctatggcttgaggggtaggctgttGTTACTTAACCatggtttctttggcttgaggggtagcctgttTGGTTAAAGGTGTAGGCGtggcctgattggtgacaccaaccttcttctccacagcttccaatctatcagACATCTTcttaatctccctgatgcacttcttaaacccatttcatcatgtcacctaagtccttgaacatatttccaactcctctctggtcacccaactagcctcttctctagccctTCTCTAGCCtattctctagcctctttaggagctctttaggagcctctttacgagctttcttccgagggtctctgattgtcttcctcctcctcctctacctccaccacaaccatctctttggctcttttcgatggagtcacaaacttaggttttgtaacagtgacttcccagcaatccatggtccacttccacggtctccaatcatacatgactttaattatgttctccgcgggcacgtcctcaacctcagagtcccattttggccatatttcactaatgtccttctcaacaaagttgatcacgcgggtctgcagtaaatagaaagaagaatcgagttagatatttgaaacaaaaatactaaatagacgacttaattatataagtcatctactaagtcgtccagctggacgaccttccagacgacttattataagtcgtccagctggaagaccttccagacgacttattataagtcgtctactaagtcgtccagctggaagacc includes:
- the LOC130499729 gene encoding uncharacterized protein LOC130499729; this encodes MKLSSKLPRALYRKLQHSPNTWGAYTTSRVGSARFPERYKASFPDSVMVAGLEVSEGDSVFEVSSGASTSEKTQSQKMPIQPSFRSRGRSTKAASSSRGSDKNQRGSFLDSVKEALDEGGSAPAKGVGSSEPKVQEVGLPSEVPMTETDPQMARDPSELEPPRSKRSRT